A single Camelus dromedarius isolate mCamDro1 chromosome 26, mCamDro1.pat, whole genome shotgun sequence DNA region contains:
- the LOC105105090 gene encoding putative ankyrin repeat domain-containing protein 20A12 — MNFEVSDPKDNGEVLPWQLSEAESQFHGPEIELHPRRDALRPMTLVLECVHRDQNQAQCSNKEIEPLYQHKQGKVNKYSGKQASLEERLCELQSENMLLQQQLDVVQNEAKSKKTINIPEPFPDHMSKAMCKQLLMLEDRSKQSINECKCVKDRMYQYETDRAEMQACVRRLQQELTDTRKKVSMLEASLEVTAHHQTNAENKTQHLERKLHQISDQNADLTAKLESTTSALLHLNAETQLLLKELCTKGIQKKCETLEEEKKKLEEEVVNLKRHLEVNTVERSQVEQYKQEIDERARRDVAEKLTELSQVVQCKREERAKQDVAGILKELSQFLQVKH; from the exons ATGAATTTTGAGGTGTCTGACCCAAAAGATAATGGCGAGGTGCTTCCTTGGCAACTTTCTGAAGCTGAAAGTCAATTTCATGGCCCAGAAATTGAGCTACATCCCAGGAGAGATGCTCTTAGGCCAATGACGTTGGTATTAGAATGTGTGCATAGAGACCAAAACCAAGCCCAGTGTTCAAACAAGGAAATTGAACCCTTGTATCAGCACAAACAAGGGAAAGTCAATAAATACTCTGGAAAGCAGGCATCCTTGGAGGAGAGATTGTGTGAACTACAAAGTGAAAACATGTTGCTTCAACAGCAACTGGATGTTGTTCAAAATGAAGccaaaagtaaaaagacaattaATATCCCAGAGCCGTTTCCAGATCATATGAGTAAAGCCATGTGTAAACAACTTCTGATGCTGGAGGACAGAAGCAAGCAATCAATCAATGAATGCAAATGTGTAAAAGACAGAATGTATCAGTATGAAACTGACAGAGCAGAAATGCAA GCCTGTGTGAGACGGCTTCAACAAGAACTGACTGACACCCGAAAGAAAGTGTCCATGTTGGAAGCTTCCCTGGAGGTGACAGCACATCATCAGACtaatgcagaaaataaaacacagcatTTAGAGAGGAAATTACATCAAATTTCAGATCAA AATGCTGATCTTACAGCAAAACTGGAATCAACAACTTCAGCACTTCTCCATCTGAATGCAGAAACTCAACTTCTTCTGAAAGAGTTATGTACGAAAGGGATacaaaagaaatgtgaaacattagaggaggagaaaaagaagttggAAGAAGAAGTGGTAAACCTCAAACGTCACCTAGAAGTGAACACAGTGGAACGCAGTCAAGTGGAGCAGTACAAACAGGAGATTGACGAGCGAGCAAGACGGGATGTAGCAGAAAAATTGACAGAACTCAGTCAAGTCGTGCAGTGCAAACGGGAAGAGCGAGCAAAACAGGATGTGGCAGGAATATTGAAAGAACTCAGCCAGTTTTTACAGGTGAAGCATTGA